Part of the Thermococcus barossii genome is shown below.
GCTTGCCATTGATAACGTAGAGCTTTCCGTCCTCTATGTGGGCTGTGCCCTCGATGGTTCCGGTAAAGTTCTCGCTTATCCTGGTTCCCTTGAAGCCGAAGAGCACCTCGCGGTAGGAGTCGAGGCTGACGTTCCTGGGAATGAGGTGGAACTCGGTGGTTGCGAGGGTTGAGCCCGGGGTTATTGAAACCACGAAGATGTAGTAGACGGGGAAGAGTATCATGAACATCACGAACACTGCCAGTGCGGTGAGCACGAGGCTCCTCAGGGCCTCACCCTTTCTCATGCCTTTCATCCTTTAGCACCCTCCTGGAGCTTGGTTATCCTAACGTTGACGTACATGTACACGGCCAGAACGAGGGTCGCTATTATCATGACCGCCGCTGCCCTTCCGTAGTGTGGTGTTGCACCGAAGGCCTTCCTGAAACCGTAGAGCAGTATGAACTTGTCCTCGAAGAGGCCGGCGTTGTAGATATACGGCACCATGAAGTACTGGAAGCTCGCCGCGCTGGTGAGTATCGTCGCGAAGGCTATCGGTTTGCCGACTATCGGAAGAACCACGTGCCTTATCCTCTGCCAGTAGCTGGCGCCGTCTATTATCGCCGCCTCGACCAAGGTGTCGGGAACCGACTGGAGCGCTGCCGTTATGACGGTTATCATGAAGGGATACGCCAGCCATACCTCGATGATGTTTAGGGCCAGAAACGCCCAGAGCGGATCGTTAATCCAGTTGGGAAGGGTTTGAACCCCCAGGGATTTGAGCATCTGATTTATCGGTCCAAAAATTGGATCAAACATGAATTTCCACACGGTGACGGAGAAAAGCAGGGGTAGCGCCCAGGGGATTATTAAAAGCGAGCGGTATATCATTTTACCCTTCACGTAACTGCTGTTGTAGAGCAGGCTGAGGAAGATTCCGGCAAGAACCTTTAGAGTAACGCTCGTCAGCACGAACAGCCACGTCCACAGGAAGGCACTCCTGAACTTTTCGTCGCTGAGTATCCACCTGAAGTTGTCCAGCCCCACAAAGGTTAGCTTCGGCGCCTGAGGTGCCTGAATCGGGAAGTTCCCAAGCTGGGCGTTGGTGAAGGCGAGGTATATCGAGTATATTATCGGCCACAGGTTGAAGAACAGGAACGCTGCTATCCCTGGAAGGATAAGAAACAGGGCAATCATTGTGGTCTTTTTCATCCTCATCCCTCCAAAAAGGTAGGAAAAGGGAAAAGGCGTCAGCCTCCGATGTTGTTCAGAATCTCCTGCTGATACTTCTGAAGGATGGCCGGGATATCAGCGTTCTCTGGGTCCTGGAGTATCTCATTGATGGCCCCGTCAACGCCGCCCCAGACGGCGCCCATCTTCGGGCTCTTGGGCATAAGGTAGGCGTGCTGGACGGCCTGTCCGAAGCCGTAGATGACCGGATCGTTCTTAATGTCCGGGTCGCTGAGCACCGGCGTGAGAACTGGAATGTAGCCGAGCTGGAGTGAGAGCTCCTTGATGACCTCCGGACTGGTCGTGAACCACTTGACAAAGAGCCAAGCGGCTTCCTTGTTCTTTATGCCTGAGGCGAAGTAGATGTCCTTGACGCCACCGTAGGGCCTCGGCCAGTACTCCTTTCCGTCCTTGGTTATGGGCGGAAGGGGAACGACGCCGAAGTTGATTCCAGCGTCCTTAACGCTTCCTATGCTCCACGGACCGTTGACCATCATTGGGGCGCGGCCCTCAAGGAATATGCTCTGCTGGGTGTTGTAGTCAGCCGTTGGGGCCATGTACGGCCAGATGTTCTGGAAGAAGAACTCGAAGCCCTCTATGGTCTCGGGCTTGTCAAGACCAGGCATTTCGGTCTTGTCGTCGAAGTAGTAGCCTCCAAATGCCTGAGCGAAGGCCGAAATGAAGTAGGAGTTTATTGGGTAGGCTATTCCATACTTCTCGTTATCGGGGTCGTTGTACTTCTCCATTATGCTCTTCATCTCGTCGAAGGTCTTGGGGGGCTCGCTCACCATGTCCTTGTTGTAGATGATCGCCACGGTCTCGGCCGCGAAGGGCATGGCGTAGTAGTGCCCCTTGTACTGCATGGCCTCCTGGGCCATCGGGGC
Proteins encoded:
- a CDS encoding carbohydrate ABC transporter permease encodes the protein MKKTTMIALFLILPGIAAFLFFNLWPIIYSIYLAFTNAQLGNFPIQAPQAPKLTFVGLDNFRWILSDEKFRSAFLWTWLFVLTSVTLKVLAGIFLSLLYNSSYVKGKMIYRSLLIIPWALPLLFSVTVWKFMFDPIFGPINQMLKSLGVQTLPNWINDPLWAFLALNIIEVWLAYPFMITVITAALQSVPDTLVEAAIIDGASYWQRIRHVVLPIVGKPIAFATILTSAASFQYFMVPYIYNAGLFEDKFILLYGFRKAFGATPHYGRAAAVMIIATLVLAVYMYVNVRITKLQEGAKG
- a CDS encoding extracellular solute-binding protein produces the protein MKKGLFALLLVGVLVLSVVASGCISPGGESPTGTTTSSPSETTTSSPSETTTTTTQPPTTTTTTPPETECGSGKVVIWHAMQPNELQVFQSLAEEYMAMCPDVEIVFEQKPNLEDALKAAIPAGQGPDLFIWAHDWIGKFAEAGLLEPIDDYVTDDILNEFAPMAQEAMQYKGHYYAMPFAAETVAIIYNKDMVSEPPKTFDEMKSIMEKYNDPDNEKYGIAYPINSYFISAFAQAFGGYYFDDKTEMPGLDKPETIEGFEFFFQNIWPYMAPTADYNTQQSIFLEGRAPMMVNGPWSIGSVKDAGINFGVVPLPPITKDGKEYWPRPYGGVKDIYFASGIKNKEAAWLFVKWFTTSPEVIKELSLQLGYIPVLTPVLSDPDIKNDPVIYGFGQAVQHAYLMPKSPKMGAVWGGVDGAINEILQDPENADIPAILQKYQQEILNNIGG